The following coding sequences are from one Candidatus Krumholzibacteriia bacterium window:
- a CDS encoding ATP-binding protein, which produces MKPPAPLPTRVRTAAKNMRMQTRFMLTFGTVVITLMVIVVVFAAQRQSRTAVDQIEKRGLTIAQSLATASTPSLLTYDYSSLQRLADDIDDQTGAVYVIVHDKEHTVGAFSGRPDQQWKKLDDPLSVWALTCDGPAVRKHDGRDLGLSGELRGPALDVLEVAMPVRLGDESTRWGTVRVGLSLAELHAQVAATVRDLTLLGVFAVVVVLLSARVFTNRITEPLRELSEAAARVADGELEQSLDEELAGELGDAAKSFNKMTQDLRRSHDAIRYQKQHLENMVQERTGALRQKARELEKANRELKEVDRLKSDFLSNVSHELRTPLTSIRSFTEILADGMAVTPEEQSEFLSIISSQTDRLTRLIGDLLDLSKIEAGEFYCNLDTLSLRSLVLGPSLETVQHAAQESSIQIETDIDESLPEVVGDGDRLSQVTMNLLDNAIKFTPAGGRIVVRAHRCPVRVPNGTAGPIFHGVESDTPESGDYVVVTIEDDGCGIPPEDQQRVFEKFGQVGNVLTSKPQGTGLGLAISASIMVQHGGALWLRSTPEQGSAFVFSVPVSGVGSDTTESRVDSGGRTRVESVPTEQAVLDALLRMESGTRILVVDDDLDRVETVIRALEASGFRALGCEGGSPAVENAREIDPDAVVLASALGDLNGYEVLRRLRQDPRTRDIPVIVIGPLDEARKAYELGADVHVPRVDLYQDEMGLPV; this is translated from the coding sequence ATGAAGCCGCCAGCCCCCCTGCCCACGCGCGTGCGCACGGCTGCCAAGAACATGCGCATGCAGACGCGGTTCATGCTGACCTTCGGCACGGTGGTGATCACGCTCATGGTGATCGTCGTCGTGTTCGCTGCCCAGCGACAGTCACGCACCGCCGTCGACCAGATCGAGAAACGCGGGCTCACCATCGCGCAGTCCCTGGCCACGGCATCGACCCCCTCGCTCCTCACCTACGATTACTCGTCCCTGCAACGACTCGCCGACGACATCGATGACCAGACCGGTGCCGTGTACGTGATCGTTCACGACAAGGAACACACCGTGGGGGCGTTCAGCGGACGCCCCGACCAGCAGTGGAAGAAACTCGACGATCCACTGTCGGTCTGGGCGCTGACGTGCGACGGCCCCGCCGTCCGAAAACACGACGGACGCGACCTCGGACTGTCCGGAGAGCTGCGCGGTCCGGCTCTGGACGTGCTCGAGGTCGCCATGCCCGTACGGCTGGGAGACGAGTCCACCCGATGGGGAACCGTACGCGTCGGCCTGTCCCTGGCCGAGCTGCACGCCCAGGTGGCGGCCACCGTCCGCGATCTCACGCTACTCGGTGTCTTCGCCGTCGTCGTCGTGCTGCTCTCGGCCCGCGTGTTCACGAACCGGATCACCGAACCCCTGCGTGAACTCTCCGAGGCCGCGGCGCGCGTGGCCGACGGCGAACTCGAGCAGAGCCTCGACGAAGAGCTCGCCGGGGAGCTGGGCGACGCTGCGAAGAGCTTCAACAAGATGACGCAGGACCTGCGGCGCAGTCATGACGCGATCCGCTACCAGAAACAGCACCTCGAGAACATGGTGCAGGAGCGCACCGGCGCGCTGCGGCAGAAAGCGCGCGAACTCGAGAAGGCGAACCGCGAGCTGAAGGAGGTCGATCGCCTGAAGAGCGATTTCCTCAGCAACGTCAGCCACGAGCTGCGCACACCACTGACCTCGATCCGGAGCTTCACCGAGATCCTGGCCGACGGCATGGCCGTCACACCCGAAGAACAGAGCGAGTTCCTGTCGATCATCTCGAGTCAGACCGACCGACTCACGCGCTTGATCGGCGATCTGCTCGACCTGTCCAAGATCGAGGCCGGCGAGTTCTACTGCAATCTCGACACGCTGTCGCTCCGTTCCCTCGTGCTCGGACCGAGCCTGGAGACGGTGCAACACGCCGCACAGGAGTCCTCGATCCAGATCGAGACCGACATCGACGAATCCCTGCCCGAGGTGGTCGGGGACGGCGATCGCCTGAGTCAGGTGACCATGAACCTGCTCGACAACGCCATCAAGTTCACCCCGGCTGGCGGACGCATCGTCGTGCGGGCCCATCGGTGTCCGGTGCGGGTTCCGAATGGAACCGCCGGACCCATCTTCCACGGGGTCGAGAGCGACACGCCCGAGTCCGGGGACTACGTCGTGGTCACCATCGAGGACGACGGCTGCGGGATCCCGCCCGAGGATCAGCAACGCGTGTTCGAGAAGTTCGGACAGGTCGGCAACGTTCTCACGAGCAAGCCGCAGGGCACCGGCCTGGGCCTGGCGATCTCGGCCAGCATCATGGTGCAGCACGGTGGAGCGCTTTGGCTGCGCAGCACGCCCGAGCAAGGCTCGGCCTTCGTCTTCAGTGTCCCCGTCAGTGGCGTGGGCTCGGACACGACCGAATCACGCGTCGACTCCGGCGGACGCACGCGCGTCGAATCGGTACCGACCGAGCAGGCCGTCCTCGATGCCCTCCTCCGGATGGAGTCCGGCACGCGGATCCTGGTGGTCGACGATGACCTCGATCGCGTCGAGACGGTGATCCGCGCGCTGGAGGCTTCGGGCTTCCGCGCCCTCGGTTGCGAAGGGGGAAGCCCGGCCGTGGAGAACGCCCGCGAGATCGATCCCGACGCCGTCGTGCTGGCCTCCGCCCTGGGAGATCTCAACGGCTACGAGGTCCTCCGCCGCCTGCGACAGGACCCCCGTACCCGCGACATTCCCGTCATCGTGATCGGCCCGCTCGACGAAGCGCGCAAGGCCTACGAACTCGGAGCCGACGTCCACGTCCCCCGTGTCGACCTGTACCAGGACGAGATGGGTCTGCCGGTGTGA
- a CDS encoding response regulator, protein MHRDDAYVLVADDDPLVLKSIEFILGRAGFHMRTVTDGAEALATARRDPPAVALLDVMMPELNGLEVCRAMKADPALAQVPVFLVTARAMSAERRLGLDAGADAYVTKPFVNSELVELVRGVFDPSRT, encoded by the coding sequence ATGCACCGAGACGATGCCTACGTCCTCGTGGCCGACGACGATCCACTCGTCCTGAAGTCGATCGAGTTCATCCTCGGTCGTGCCGGCTTCCACATGCGAACGGTCACCGATGGTGCCGAGGCTCTCGCCACCGCCCGCCGCGACCCACCCGCCGTGGCCCTGCTCGACGTCATGATGCCCGAACTGAACGGCCTCGAGGTCTGCCGGGCCATGAAGGCCGACCCTGCCCTGGCCCAGGTTCCCGTTTTCCTGGTCACCGCCCGCGCCATGAGCGCCGAGCGCCGACTCGGACTCGACGCCGGGGCCGACGCCTACGTGACCAAGCCCTTCGTGAACTCCGAACTCGTCGAGCTCGTCCGTGGGGTCTTCGATCCGAGCCGCACCTAG